The nucleotide window AGACGCAACAGCAAATCCGGAAGCCGCCGGAATATTGCCTATCACTATGATCTGGGCAATGATTTCTATGCCCTGTGGCTGGACAAGAGCATGACCTATTCAGCCGCCTGCTTCACAGACACACGCGATACCCTGGAAAAGGCGCAGGAGGAGAAATATCGCCGGCTGGCTGAAAGCCTGAACCTTGAGCCGGGTGACCATGTCCTGGAAATCGGGTGCGGATGGGGCGGTTTCGCGGAATTTGCCGCCCGCACCTATGGCTGCCGCGTCACCGGTGTCACGTTGTCTCGTGAACAGCTTGCCTGGGCCAGGGAACGGGTAAAAAGAGCCGGTCTTGAGGACCTGTGCCAGTTCCGATTCGAGGATTACCGGGATATCCGCGGTCAATTCGATCATATTGTCTCCATCGAAATGTTTGAGGCTGTCGGTGAAGAACATTGGCCAATTTATTTTGACCAGCTTGCGTACCTGCTGAAGAAAGGCGGTCGTATCGCCCTTCAGGTCATTACCATTGCCGATAGCCGGTTTGAAGATTATCGGCGAGGCAGCGATTTCATTCAGAAATATATCTTCCCCGGTGGCCTTCTGCCATCGCCGGAAAGATTCATCAGTCTTGCCGGTGACCATGGTTTCAATCTGATGGGCCGCAGGGATTACGGTCATGACTACGCTGAAACCCTGAAACACTGGCGGGACGGTTTTCTCGCCCGGCAGGAAGAAATCTCCGCTCTGGGCTATCCGGAAAGCTTCAGGCGCATGTGGCATTATTACCTGTGTTATTGCGAGGCCGGCTTCCGTCGTAACACCATCGATGTATCCCATTTTATTCTCGGAAAGGATGACTGATGAATGTGATGGTCAATAGGAACAGGGCTTTGTCGGACAATACGAACCACTATCCACCCCTGAAGCTTGAAGAGTTTTTCTCGGGCACCACTATCGCCCGGGGGATTTTCGAGGACCGTTTCGGCCGGGTGCGAAACGAATTTCACGGTCATACCTTTGGTGAAGTGCGCAACAACAAGCTTTTATTGACAGAAGAGTTCACCTACAGGGACGGAAAAACGGACCGGCGGGACTGGATATTTCACAAAATGTCTGAAAATGACTATATGGCCACGTCGGACGCGGTCATAGGCGAAGCGTCCGGAAGGACCGATGGTCATCACTTCCACTGGACCTACAATTTCCGACTTGATGTGGGAAAAAAACAGTGGATCGTCCGGTTCGACGACCACATGTTCCTGATGGATGAACGCCGCCTGCTTAACAAGGCCCGGGCCTATCGCTGGGGTTTCCATATCGGCACCGTATTCCTGTGTTTTGAAAAACAGACCGGTTAATCCTGTTCTTTTCGCAGCATTTGCCTGCCAAGAGCAAAGAAAAAACGGTCCGGCAGCCCTTTCAACAGAGACATGACAATGCCGAGACGGCGGGGAAAGACAATCTCGAAACGGCTCCCCTCCAGCCCCCGGATCATGGCGTGTGCCGCCTGGTCCACCTCCATCAGGAACGGCATGTCAAACTCATTAAGGTCGGTAAGCTGTGTGCGTACAAAGCCGGGGTTAACCAGCCTGAGATCCAGCCCGGATCGTTCCATTTCCGGCTTCAGGGATTCCGCCAGATTAATCAGGGCCGCCTTTGACGCCCCATAAGCCCCCGCATAGGGCAACCCGCGATAGGCCGCAAGGGACGCCACCAGGATGATCTGACCCGATCCCCTTTCACGCAACTGCGGCAGGACAGTTTCAAGTCCGTTCACAACCCCCATGTAATTGACTTCCATCAGGCTCCGATGAATTTTATGGTCAAACTGGTCCAGTGGGCTCGGGATATGCGTGCCGGCATTGAAAATAACTTTGTCGGGCACACCGATGTCGTCCGTGATCCAGTGGAACGCATACTTCACACTATCAAGAACCGTCACATCACAGGGATAGGCATGAATATTGCCCGGCATGGCCTCACATTCCCGGGCCAGGGACTGGAGATTCTCGGACGTACGTGCCGATACTGCCACTTCGTGCCCCAAGGCGGCATACTGGCGGGCAAGTTCCCGCCCCAATCCACTGCCTGCCCCTGTAATCCAGATTACCATCAGAAAATCCTTTCCGCTTTCTGATACGTAAAAAAAGCCTGTGAAGATTATCTTTTTTCGCCCGCTTGCTGTGTTGCATTGGAACGGGGGAGGGTGTAAGGCTGAAGCATGGAACAGAAAATAAAACTGATCATCGGTATCGCCGGCGCCAGCGGTGTCATCTACGGCATCCGGCTGCTGGAAGCTTTGCGGGAACTTGACCATGTGGAAAGCCATCTGGTGATGAGCACCACCGGACGCATGAATATCGGTCTGGAAACCGACTATGAGGTGAAGGACGTGGAAGCGCTGGCCGATGTGGTGCACAAGGACGGCAACCTGGCCGCCAGCATCGCCAGCGGTTCTTTCAAGGCCGACGGCATGATTGTCGCCGCCTGCGCCATGAAAACCCTGTCGGATATCGTCCATTCCCGGGCCGACAGCCTGCTGACCCGGGCGGCCGACGTCATTTTAAAAGAACAGCGCCGGCTGGTGATCATGCCGCGCGAGACTCCGCTGCACCTGGGCCATTGCAAACTGATGTATGAAGCCTGCCAGCTGGGCGCTGTTATCGCCCCGCCTATGCCGGCTTTTTATACAAGTCCCAAAACCATTAACGACATCATTGACCATTCGGTCGGCCGGGTTCTCGACCTGTTTGATCTGGACACCGGTCTGGTCACCCGCTGGCAGGGGCCAGCCACAAACTGACGAATTCAATGACTTGGGGGAATATCATGACAAAAGAAACAGCAGGGGCAACGATCCTGGAAACCCAGGAGCCTGAAGGCCGGCGCTACTATAGTTTCGCCTGGCTTATGGGCTGTGGTCTGATCCTGAGTGTAATCGCCTTCACGTCCATGTTCATTTCGGCGGTCCGGAATGTTGGTCGGAACGATTAAGCAGACCCGGCGCTGAAAAGGCAAAGACATCCACATGGCATACATCCAGGCAGCGCCCGCACCGGAGGCAATCGACCTGGTTGACCGTTGATGAGACTTCCGGCTTTTCAGGGAAAAGGGCCGGTGCCAGAATTTGCGGCTCCGGACATACATTAAAACAATCCCCGCAGCGGTCACATGCCTGACGATTTTTGGCCCTGACCGTGAGCGGGGAATATCGCCCGACCAACCCGTAAAAAGCCCCGACCGGGCACAGATGGCCGCACCAACCATGTTTGACTACAAAAAGATCAAACAGGAAGATCAGCAAAATCACCAGCCAGCCGGTCCCCAGCCCGAACAGGAGGCCCCGGTGCAGAATGGTGATAGGGTTTACCGCCTCGAAGGCGATTTCCCCAATCACATAGGAAAGCAAAAGCAAAACCGGGATCAGCGCGAAGCGAATTCGGTGATCCAGCCGAACAGAAGTCTTGATCCCCGCCTTGTCCCTGAGCCAGGCCGCCCCGTCAGTTACCGGATTCACGGGACATACCCAGGCGCAGAAACTGCGGCCACCAAAAATCAGATAAAACAGGCCGATAACGAGCGCTCCCCACAGGGCCGTCGCCGCCACTGCATGACCGGCGGCCAGTGACTGCAGGGAAATGAAGGGATCACTGAGGCTAATCAAATCCAGGAACCGGCTTGACGCCAG belongs to Emcibacter sp. and includes:
- the napH gene encoding quinol dehydrogenase ferredoxin subunit NapH encodes the protein MANRVLALMKRNRWLLVRRFSQAAILGLFLAGPYAGLWILQGNLASSRFLDLISLSDPFISLQSLAAGHAVAATALWGALVIGLFYLIFGGRSFCAWVCPVNPVTDGAAWLRDKAGIKTSVRLDHRIRFALIPVLLLLSYVIGEIAFEAVNPITILHRGLLFGLGTGWLVILLIFLFDLFVVKHGWCGHLCPVGAFYGLVGRYSPLTVRAKNRQACDRCGDCFNVCPEPQILAPALFPEKPEVSSTVNQVDCLRCGRCLDVCHVDVFAFSAPGLLNRSDQHSGPPK
- a CDS encoding SDR family NAD(P)-dependent oxidoreductase, with product MVIWITGAGSGLGRELARQYAALGHEVAVSARTSENLQSLARECEAMPGNIHAYPCDVTVLDSVKYAFHWITDDIGVPDKVIFNAGTHIPSPLDQFDHKIHRSLMEVNYMGVVNGLETVLPQLRERGSGQIILVASLAAYRGLPYAGAYGASKAALINLAESLKPEMERSGLDLRLVNPGFVRTQLTDLNEFDMPFLMEVDQAAHAMIRGLEGSRFEIVFPRRLGIVMSLLKGLPDRFFFALGRQMLRKEQD
- a CDS encoding DUF3833 family protein, whose protein sequence is MSDNTNHYPPLKLEEFFSGTTIARGIFEDRFGRVRNEFHGHTFGEVRNNKLLLTEEFTYRDGKTDRRDWIFHKMSENDYMATSDAVIGEASGRTDGHHFHWTYNFRLDVGKKQWIVRFDDHMFLMDERRLLNKARAYRWGFHIGTVFLCFEKQTG
- a CDS encoding UbiX family flavin prenyltransferase, with protein sequence MEQKIKLIIGIAGASGVIYGIRLLEALRELDHVESHLVMSTTGRMNIGLETDYEVKDVEALADVVHKDGNLAASIASGSFKADGMIVAACAMKTLSDIVHSRADSLLTRAADVILKEQRRLVIMPRETPLHLGHCKLMYEACQLGAVIAPPMPAFYTSPKTINDIIDHSVGRVLDLFDLDTGLVTRWQGPATN
- a CDS encoding cyclopropane-fatty-acyl-phospholipid synthase family protein, with amino-acid sequence MSSNANTLPNKADTVPGGLPFLARRFFRHLAPALHSGRLTIIFPGGRKLLLEGIQNQNPSAVLELKNYRALRRILQGGAMGFAEAYMDGDWDSPDLPGLLDLLAGNLDHLKHRLQGHRLYRLWNRLLHLARRNSKSGSRRNIAYHYDLGNDFYALWLDKSMTYSAACFTDTRDTLEKAQEEKYRRLAESLNLEPGDHVLEIGCGWGGFAEFAARTYGCRVTGVTLSREQLAWARERVKRAGLEDLCQFRFEDYRDIRGQFDHIVSIEMFEAVGEEHWPIYFDQLAYLLKKGGRIALQVITIADSRFEDYRRGSDFIQKYIFPGGLLPSPERFISLAGDHGFNLMGRRDYGHDYAETLKHWRDGFLARQEEISALGYPESFRRMWHYYLCYCEAGFRRNTIDVSHFILGKDD